TAGTTATTGATCATGCTCTCCTCCTCCAAATATGCAAAGCACCAGAATTTCATGGCTTGCCTTATGTGTGTTGCCACGAGCATCGGTAATGGTCAGCGTAATGGTGTAGTATCCGTGCTTCTCGTATTTGTAATTTGGATAAGCTTTTATTGAAGTATCGCCGTTGCCGAAATCCCAATGGTAGGAAACAGCATTAACAGAGTTATTGGTCAGCAATAAGACATCTTTTTCATCAACCTCGTTGTTTACATTGTTAATCGTGAAATCTGCTTTTGCTCTGTTTAATGTGTTGATATCTTGATTGTCTGCTTTATCGCTTTTAGGCACATAGGACGACTCTTGATTTGCAGGAATAAAATCATCTTCCAGCTCCTGTTTGTTGCAGGTAGTAAAGATGGTAAAAGAAATCAAGGCGGAGTAAAGGAAAATTTCTTTCATATCTATGGAAAATTTAATTGAGCTATAAATTTAAGGCTTTGCTGAGATATTACAAAATATTTGCCATGTTTTTATAAAAAGTTAATGACCTTATCAACCATTTTAATATAGTTTTTAACTCGGGTTTTATGCTCTTTTTAGCGCCCAACGTCATAATAAATGACGAGGCCTACCTTTTGAAGACCAGGATCGTTTTATGCAGTGTTAGTGGTGTTTTTTAATCTTTCTTTATGCTAATCCATACGATGAGTAAAAGAGCAACAATGGCCGTTAAAGTCCTAATTTCATGATAGGTCCACCACTTATCCCTTAATTCCATCCAGTTGGTTGGTGCAACATTCATATCCCACGTCATGATAATGCTATTTATTGGTTGATTTCCAAATTTGGTTGTAAGACCACTTATGAGTAAAAAGAAAGTTGCTATCAAAAGAATTGCAAAAGTTCTTTTTTCCTTTTTGTGTGTGATGGCAGAAGTTAAAGTTAATAGAATAGCAATCAGTCCGAGAATTGGCATAAGCGTATTTAAGTCGTTGATTGCACTTTGCTGTTGCTCAATAAATGTTGGAGCCGATAAATCTTTTGGATTATAGCCAAGCCATATTCCAAAGATGGTACCTGCTACTAACGCTACCATAACAACGGTGATAAATCGAATAATAGAATTTGTCATTTTGTTTAACATGTTCGGATTTCATTTGTTACTTAAAATTTATCCGATTGTGATTTGGTAATATTACTTTTAACATTTTGTAAATAGACCTAAGCTGTTTTCCGAAGCTTCCAGCGTTTATACCCGGAAAAGCATACTTAAAGATAAATGTTTACTAGCAAAGTGCAAAATAGAAGCGCTCTCCGGTGCTCTTTAATTCAGCAACAAGCGATGACCGGGTCCACCCGCTTACATTTATTTTCTGGTGGCAATTGCTTTTCGTTCCTTCGTCAGGGTGCAAATTTTTCAAATGATGTCCCATTAAATTTAAATGCTCCATTTTCGTGTGTTCCAAGCCATAGGTCCCCATTGTTGTCTTTGTAAATACTGAATAAGGTAATGTCTAATGAATTCTGCTGAACTGCAAAGTGAGTAACTTTCGTCCCATCATATTTCCAAACACCGTTGCGATAGGTTACAAACCACAAATTATTATTATTGTCCATTACTGTTGAAAGATACTCATCCAAATCGCTATCTTTTTCCCGTCTAAACCGCCGATGCTTTTATGTCTTGTGTAAAATTTATTGCTTTTTAATGTAGCGTTGTCATCGACAGTATAACGATATTCGGTATTGAACCAAAAATCGCCATTTTTATCTTCCGTAATTGAGCGTACTCCGTTTGCGCCTTCGTTCCGAAATTCAGTCACATCCTCTTCTGTAATCCAGTCAAATGATTTTCCATTGTAACGACACACGCCAACCGGGTTCGTTCCAAACCAAATGTTTCCTTTCCGGTCTTTGTAAATGCTATAGACATCAAAGGGATTGGATAAATTTGGTGGATTGGGAAACTGTAATTCAAATAAAGTAGTGCCATCATAGCGATATACTTTCCGCGTATTTCCATATGAATATTTAAACCACATGTCTGTGGATTCAAGTTTCCAGTTTTCACCGGGAATTGCCTTCAAAGTTGTGAATGTCTTTCCGTTGAACTTTGATATTTCAGACCTTGCGTTTGCACTGGCAAAATAGATGTTACCCTGTTTATCTTCTTTTATTTCATCAATTCTGTTGTTTAACAAACCGTGTTTAGTTGTGTAATTCACCAGCGTCTGCCCGTCGTATTTATACATTCCTTTTTCCCAACTCCCGAACCAATAATTATTCTTTTGGTCCTGATAAATGACCATGATGCTGCTTCCAAGTTCTTTTACGGTGTCGCCTTTTGCAAATGAATCACTTAATGGGTCTGCCGTATTTTTTTGATGAGAGATTTGCCCATAACACGAGCTCAATAAAGTTAAAATGCCTGGAAATAAAAATGTGTTTAATTTCATTGTTGTTGGTTTGATATATACATGGTCTTCAAAGAGCCACCGCTAAAGATTTGGGACTTGGCTACAGTGGCGATTTTCACTACAAATG
The DNA window shown above is from Saprospiraceae bacterium and carries:
- a CDS encoding PKD domain-containing protein — encoded protein: MKEIFLYSALISFTIFTTCNKQELEDDFIPANQESSYVPKSDKADNQDINTLNRAKADFTINNVNNEVDEKDVLLLTNNSVNAVSYHWDFGNGDTSIKAYPNYKYEKHGYYTITLTITDARGNTHKASHEILVLCIFGGGEHDQ
- a CDS encoding DUF1772 domain-containing protein; the protein is MLNKMTNSIIRFITVVMVALVAGTIFGIWLGYNPKDLSAPTFIEQQQSAINDLNTLMPILGLIAILLTLTSAITHKKEKRTFAILLIATFFLLISGLTTKFGNQPINSIIMTWDMNVAPTNWMELRDKWWTYHEIRTLTAIVALLLIVWISIKKD